The sequence below is a genomic window from Aureispira sp. CCB-E.
CAACAGATGGAGACAAAGTATGAAGGAAAATCTAGCAAAAAGCAGGCTGTTAATTATAGTCAATCATACAAGCAATATAAGCGTTGGGAATATTATTGGCAAAGTAGAATAGATGAAAAAGGTAACTTTGTATCTGCACAGAGAACCTTGGAAGAAGCAAATAAATTAAAACAAAAGCCAACATTAAGGTCTACTACTTCCAATTGGTCTATTGTTGGTCCAATCACGGTGCCAACGTCTTCTATAGATGCTTATGGTGGAATGGGACGCATTAATTGCGTTGCATGGGAGGTAGGGAATACGAATCATTTATATGTCGGTTCACCTAGTGGAGGGTTGTGGAAGTCCATTAATGGCGGCGTTTCTTGGATTCCATTAACAGATAACCAAATTACTTTAGGAGTCAGTGATGTAGTTGTTAGTCATGCTAATGCCAATGTAATCTATTTAGCAACAGGAGATGCTGATGGTCAACAAAACGCTTCTGTTGGAGTTTTGAAATCGGTAGATGGTGGAAATAGTTGGAACCAAACAGGGCTAGTGTTTCAAAAGCCTGTTATTGCCCAAACTGCCCGTATGGTTCAACATCCTATTGATGCTAATACATTGTTGGTCACTGCTACCGATGGAATTTATAAAACAATAGATGGAGGTGATAATTGGCTTACAGTAAGTAATCAACCCGCTAGAGATATAGAATATGATCCCAACAACCCAATGGTTCTGTATGCATCGGGATTAGGAGTGATCTTAAAGTCTATTGATGGAGGTGATAATTGGTTGGATATTAGTCCTAGTATGATTGTTGGTGTAAAAATAGAGTTGGCCTTGACTCAAGCCAATAGTAATTATATTTTAGCATTGGATGATGAAGGTACATTGATGGCAAGTAATAATGCAGGTGCTACTTGGAGTCTTATGAATACTTTTTCAGCGAATGGTTTTACTTCACAAGGTGGTTATAATCTATCGCTAGCAATTGCTCCTATTAATCAAAGTTTGATTATGGCAGGAGGTGTAAATGGATGGAGAAGTACCGATGGAGGGGCTACTTGGGAAAAGTACTTAGATGGCTACTGGTCAAGTGGAGAGCCTTATTTTTACGTCCATTCTGATCACCATATTTTCAAATTTTTGCCTAATTCTACTATAATGCTAACAGGTAATGATGGTGGATTGCACAGAGGAGACGCAGCACTTTCTACTCCTTGGGTTGATTTGTCTTCGGGATTAGCAATTACACAATATTATGGTTTAGGTGCCGACCCCATCAATAATGATGTAATTTTAGCGGGAGCCCAAGATAATGATGCTGGACAATTTGATGGAACAACATGGTTTAATAGAGCTGGTCCTTCTGATGGAATAGAAGGTTTGATAGATCCAACGAACCCAACAATGGTTCAATATGCTTCTACTCAGGCAGGAGGGTTACTTAGAACGGATGATGGTTGGGCGACAGATTCTGTTTTGAGTATTCCAGCATCAGATTGTGGGTTTGTATGGCCTATGCAACTAGATCCTATTAACTCTACAACTATTTATGCGGGGTGTGATGAAATTTACAAATCAATAGATAAGGGGGATACATGGACGTCTATTACAAACGGAATCTCTAGTGGTGGGCTATATGTTGACTTCTCTCTTGCTCCATCCAATCCAAGTGTTATTTATGCCGTATATGATGCGAATAGTTTAATAGGGACGACAAATGGAGGAACGACGTGGTCGCCAATTACTTCTCCTATTATGACAGGGCAGATATCAGGAATAGCAATTGCTCCAACAAATCCACAAAAAATATGGATTACGTATGCTGGCTACGCAGCTACAGATAAAGTCTTTGTTTCGTCAAATGGAGGACAAACTTGGACAAATATAACGGGAACATTACCCAATATACCTGTCACTTGCATTATTGCTCAATCTGGTTCTATTAGTGAAGATATTTATATAGGTACAGACTTGGGCGTTTTTCACAAGAACAATACATTATCAAACTGGCAATCATATAATACAGGTTTACCTAATGTTATTGTCAATGATTTAGAAATTACTTACAGTACGGGTAAACTTAGA
It includes:
- a CDS encoding VPS10 domain-containing protein, whose amino-acid sequence is MKKKQLFAIALSCIIFNLSAQNSDLHEWRHLQNQGENFYTIQQQMETKYEGKSSKKQAVNYSQSYKQYKRWEYYWQSRIDEKGNFVSAQRTLEEANKLKQKPTLRSTTSNWSIVGPITVPTSSIDAYGGMGRINCVAWEVGNTNHLYVGSPSGGLWKSINGGVSWIPLTDNQITLGVSDVVVSHANANVIYLATGDADGQQNASVGVLKSVDGGNSWNQTGLVFQKPVIAQTARMVQHPIDANTLLVTATDGIYKTIDGGDNWLTVSNQPARDIEYDPNNPMVLYASGLGVILKSIDGGDNWLDISPSMIVGVKIELALTQANSNYILALDDEGTLMASNNAGATWSLMNTFSANGFTSQGGYNLSLAIAPINQSLIMAGGVNGWRSTDGGATWEKYLDGYWSSGEPYFYVHSDHHIFKFLPNSTIMLTGNDGGLHRGDAALSTPWVDLSSGLAITQYYGLGADPINNDVILAGAQDNDAGQFDGTTWFNRAGPSDGIEGLIDPTNPTMVQYASTQAGGLLRTDDGWATDSVLSIPASDCGFVWPMQLDPINSTTIYAGCDEIYKSIDKGDTWTSITNGISSGGLYVDFSLAPSNPSVIYAVYDANSLIGTTNGGTTWSPITSPIMTGQISGIAIAPTNPQKIWITYAGYAATDKVFVSSNGGQTWTNITGTLPNIPVTCIIAQSGSISEDIYIGTDLGVFHKNNTLSNWQSYNTGLPNVIVNDLEITYSTGKLRAATFGRGVWESDLNSVASSTASTNANTFDWQVSPNPTHGIVQLNLNSQDREKSYQLTIYNLIGGVVYHRSDLKSGKYSIDLSSYSSGVYMLTLGTKEAIQTQKVSLVR